Proteins encoded by one window of Streptacidiphilus sp. PB12-B1b:
- a CDS encoding helix-turn-helix domain-containing protein, giving the protein MPRNFAAEVRKERETLAAEIIREIRRQVPEFGRPLSGQFGAGIQYGVETALAEFADLIDGRGGPPRGAVGAVGTAGAAPGDRYRDRGLGEERLRVYRALGRGELAEGRSLDALQAAYRLGARVAWRRYARVARRVGLGPDLVVLLAEAIFAHIDEITSASVQGYAEAKADHAGAQGRLRVRLLHLLVTAADPVEVEQAAAAADWPLPERIACVSLGPPPAPAPGPAPPAGRRRRLPDPVLADLDCPDPYLLVPEPALLLRDGQVRAVLQGREAVIGPTVPVGLAADSLRWARTVRAAALRPGPPVPADAAPAEPFNCDDCLPDLLLLGDEPLVRLMAERRLRPLAALTAKQSERLAATLLAWLQTDSGSAPEVAVRLGIHPQTARQRLHRVHQLFGADLHDPDARFEFEVALRGRLLQEKLISRHPYCTGS; this is encoded by the coding sequence TTGCCACGCAATTTCGCGGCCGAGGTCAGGAAGGAAAGAGAGACCCTGGCCGCCGAGATCATCCGGGAGATCCGGCGGCAGGTCCCTGAATTCGGCCGGCCGCTCTCCGGGCAATTCGGCGCGGGAATCCAGTACGGCGTGGAGACCGCGCTGGCCGAGTTCGCCGACCTCATCGACGGCCGCGGCGGACCGCCGCGCGGCGCGGTGGGCGCGGTCGGCACGGCTGGCGCGGCCCCCGGCGACCGCTACCGCGACCGCGGCCTCGGCGAGGAGCGGCTGCGGGTCTACCGCGCCCTCGGCCGCGGCGAACTGGCCGAGGGCCGCAGCCTGGACGCGCTGCAGGCCGCCTACCGGCTCGGCGCCCGGGTCGCCTGGCGGCGCTACGCCCGGGTGGCCCGGCGGGTCGGCCTCGGCCCCGACCTGGTGGTCCTGCTCGCCGAGGCGATCTTCGCCCACATCGACGAGATCACCTCGGCGTCCGTCCAGGGCTACGCCGAGGCCAAGGCCGACCACGCCGGCGCCCAGGGCCGGCTCCGGGTCCGGCTGCTGCACCTGCTGGTCACCGCCGCCGATCCGGTGGAGGTGGAGCAGGCGGCGGCCGCCGCCGACTGGCCGCTGCCGGAGCGGATCGCCTGCGTCTCGCTGGGGCCGCCCCCGGCGCCCGCGCCGGGCCCCGCGCCGCCCGCCGGCCGCCGCCGCAGGCTGCCCGACCCGGTGCTGGCCGACCTCGACTGCCCCGACCCCTACCTGCTGGTGCCGGAACCGGCCCTGCTCCTGCGCGACGGCCAGGTCCGGGCGGTACTGCAGGGCCGGGAGGCGGTGATCGGCCCGACCGTGCCGGTCGGCCTGGCCGCCGACTCGCTGCGCTGGGCCCGGACCGTCCGCGCGGCCGCCCTGCGCCCGGGCCCGCCCGTCCCGGCCGACGCCGCCCCGGCCGAGCCGTTCAACTGCGACGACTGCCTGCCCGACCTGCTGCTGCTCGGCGACGAGCCGCTGGTGCGGCTGATGGCCGAGCGGCGGCTGCGGCCGCTGGCCGCCCTGACCGCCAAGCAGAGCGAGCGGCTGGCGGCGACCCTGCTGGCCTGGCTGCAGACGGACAGCGGGAGCGCTCCCGAGGTGGCCGTCCGGCTGGGCATCCACCCGCAGACGGCCCGTCAGCGGCTGCACCGGGTGCACCAGTTGTTCGGCGCGGACCTGCACGACCCGGACGCCAGATTCGAGTTCGAGGTCGCGCTGCGCGGGCGGCTGCTGCAGGAGAAACTGATCAGCCGTCACCCGTACTGCACCGGAAGCTGA
- a CDS encoding alpha/beta fold hydrolase produces the protein MPAIELSSGTLDYTDTGDGPAVVLVHGLAMDGTVWRHVVDELSEQHRVVVPTLPLGSHLRPMRPGADLSPDGMARLLGEFLEALELTAVTLVQNDVSTGMLLAVSGAPAAERIARLVLVSVEAFDNFPPGLPGRTIWLAAKVPGGLAAAAAPLRVPALRRLPLAYGLLSKRPVPRPVTDRWTGPLLNDPDARRDLRRYLLGARPGRLLEAAERAGAFERPVLVVWGAEDRVMPPAHGRRLADLFPQGSYLEIPDSRTLVPEDQPSALAAAVADFTAGKPVAADHR, from the coding sequence ATGCCTGCGATCGAACTCTCGTCAGGAACCCTCGACTACACCGACACCGGCGACGGCCCCGCGGTCGTCCTGGTCCACGGGCTCGCCATGGACGGCACCGTGTGGCGCCATGTCGTGGACGAACTCTCGGAACAGCACCGGGTGGTGGTGCCCACCCTCCCGCTCGGCTCGCACCTGCGGCCCATGCGCCCCGGGGCGGACCTCTCCCCGGACGGCATGGCCCGGCTGCTGGGCGAGTTCCTGGAGGCGCTGGAGCTGACCGCGGTCACCCTGGTGCAGAACGACGTCTCCACCGGCATGCTGCTGGCGGTCTCCGGCGCGCCCGCCGCCGAGCGCATCGCCCGGCTGGTGCTGGTCTCCGTGGAGGCGTTCGACAACTTCCCGCCGGGCCTGCCCGGGCGCACCATCTGGCTGGCGGCCAAGGTGCCCGGCGGACTGGCCGCGGCCGCCGCGCCGCTGCGGGTGCCCGCGCTGCGCCGCCTGCCGCTGGCGTACGGCCTGCTGTCCAAGCGGCCGGTGCCGCGCCCGGTCACCGACCGCTGGACCGGCCCGCTGCTGAACGACCCGGACGCCCGCCGCGACCTGCGCCGCTACCTGCTCGGCGCCCGCCCGGGCCGGCTGCTGGAGGCCGCGGAGCGGGCCGGCGCGTTCGAGCGCCCGGTGCTGGTGGTCTGGGGGGCCGAGGACCGGGTGATGCCCCCGGCCCACGGCCGCCGGCTCGCCGACCTCTTCCCGCAGGGCTCCTACCTGGAGATCCCGGACAGCCGGACGCTCGTCCCGGAGGACCAGCCGAGCGCCCTGGCCGCCGCCGTGGCGGACTTCACCGCCGGAAAACCCGTGGCCGCGGACCACCGGTGA
- a CDS encoding bifunctional 2-polyprenyl-6-hydroxyphenol methylase/3-demethylubiquinol 3-O-methyltransferase UbiG — translation MDPRTLDAYERDAADYADDWHAQPVDGELREAVRRHFRSGPTADIGCGAGRDTAWLTGAGFAATGYDASPALLAEARRRHPGIPFEHAVLPQLAGLVDGSFQNVLCETVIMHLPPEELAPALRRLTSVLVPGGTLYLTWRVSPGDGGRDGHGRLYTGVDAGTVRAGLGPHSVLADEEVTSASSGRTIHRLIVRTAGPSSPPSP, via the coding sequence ATGGACCCCAGGACCCTGGACGCCTACGAGCGCGACGCCGCCGACTACGCGGACGACTGGCACGCCCAGCCGGTCGACGGTGAGCTGCGTGAGGCGGTGCGCCGCCACTTCCGCAGCGGGCCGACCGCCGACATCGGCTGCGGCGCCGGCCGCGACACCGCCTGGCTCACCGGCGCGGGCTTCGCCGCCACCGGCTACGACGCCTCGCCCGCGCTGCTGGCCGAGGCCCGGCGGCGGCACCCGGGCATCCCCTTCGAGCACGCCGTGCTGCCCCAGCTGGCGGGCCTGGTCGACGGCTCGTTCCAGAACGTCCTGTGCGAGACCGTCATCATGCACCTGCCGCCGGAGGAGCTGGCCCCCGCGCTGCGGCGCCTCACCTCGGTCCTGGTGCCCGGCGGGACGCTCTACCTCACCTGGAGGGTCAGCCCGGGCGACGGCGGGCGCGACGGCCACGGCCGCCTGTACACCGGCGTCGACGCCGGGACGGTCCGGGCGGGACTCGGGCCGCACAGCGTCCTCGCCGACGAGGAGGTCACCAGCGCTTCCTCGGGCCGGACCATCCACCGCCTGATCGTGCGCACCGCCGGGCCGTCCTCGCCGCCGTCCCCGTGA
- a CDS encoding EfeM/EfeO family lipoprotein, giving the protein MVKRFHGSRRLSLRTTAAVGIAAVVLGLLGGAFASDAASDPAGSVIVVSERACATGGSGPVAGRQVLRLRDEARDPLELYLIQPSDNAVYAELQNFTPGTTRTLSTTLTAGRYAFRCVFSDGTVLTSAAHTVTGTVSGAVPGVQPMPDLALGAPVAAYRRYVEHALPLLLADSRTLDADLAAGDLARARTDWLTAHLDYERLGAAYNTFQDFDGLINGTADGLPLGTADPSWTGFFRIEFGLWHGQSAAELRPLTAGLVKNVQGLIADFPSEDTDPGDLALRSHEILENALEFQLSGADDYGSGTTLATVYANTQGTQAVLATVTALITPRDPALLASIDRWTAAVQHDLLGARAADGRWTPVAQLPRAQRQRLDGDLGALLEQLSSVPDLLTGRTSA; this is encoded by the coding sequence ATGGTGAAGAGATTCCACGGCAGCCGACGGCTGTCGCTGCGCACGACGGCTGCGGTGGGTATCGCGGCCGTCGTGCTCGGCCTGCTCGGCGGCGCCTTCGCGTCGGACGCCGCCTCCGACCCGGCCGGGTCGGTGATCGTGGTCAGTGAGCGGGCCTGCGCGACCGGCGGCTCCGGCCCGGTGGCCGGCCGGCAGGTGCTGCGGCTGCGGGACGAGGCCCGCGACCCGCTCGAGCTGTACCTGATCCAACCGTCCGACAACGCGGTCTACGCCGAGCTGCAGAACTTCACCCCGGGCACCACCCGCACCCTGTCCACCACGCTCACCGCCGGACGTTACGCCTTCCGCTGCGTCTTCTCCGACGGCACGGTGCTCACCTCCGCCGCCCACACCGTCACCGGCACGGTCAGCGGCGCGGTGCCCGGCGTGCAGCCCATGCCCGACCTGGCGCTGGGCGCGCCGGTCGCCGCCTACCGCCGCTACGTCGAGCACGCCCTGCCGCTGCTGCTGGCCGACAGCCGCACCCTGGACGCCGACCTGGCCGCGGGCGACCTCGCCCGGGCCCGGACCGACTGGCTCACCGCGCACCTGGACTACGAGCGGCTGGGCGCGGCGTACAACACCTTCCAGGACTTCGACGGCCTGATCAACGGCACCGCCGACGGCCTGCCGCTGGGCACCGCCGACCCGTCCTGGACCGGCTTCTTCCGGATCGAGTTCGGCCTGTGGCACGGTCAGTCCGCCGCCGAACTGCGGCCGCTGACAGCCGGGTTGGTGAAGAACGTGCAGGGCCTGATCGCCGACTTCCCCAGCGAGGACACCGATCCGGGGGACCTGGCGCTGCGCAGCCACGAAATCCTGGAGAACGCCCTGGAGTTCCAGCTCTCCGGGGCCGACGACTACGGCAGCGGCACCACCCTGGCCACGGTCTACGCCAACACCCAGGGCACCCAGGCCGTCCTGGCGACCGTCACCGCGCTGATCACGCCGCGCGATCCGGCGCTGCTCGCCTCGATCGACCGCTGGACGGCCGCCGTCCAGCACGACCTGCTCGGCGCCCGCGCCGCCGACGGCCGCTGGACACCGGTGGCGCAGCTGCCCCGGGCGCAACGCCAGCGGCTCGACGGCGATCTCGGCGCACTGCTGGAACAGCTCTCCTCGGTACCCGACCTGCTCACCGGACGGACCTCGGCATGA
- a CDS encoding alkaline phosphatase family protein has translation MRLSSRTLWPLAATAAAAALGAAALAPHAHQVSLPDSTKLAASTVPTPAHVVVVMEENHSYSDIIGDTADAPYMNSLASQGALLTSSFAVTHPSEPNYMALFSGSTDGLTADSCPVSAGNTANLGSELLAAGYTFKGYSEGLPKTGSTTCTSGNYARKHSPWINFSNVPTSDSLPFTSFPSSSDYSSLPTLSFVIPNLNDDMHNGTINQADTWLKNNLSAYATWAKANNSLLIVQWDEDDYTENNQIPTIIVGQSVAPGSYDQTVNHYNLLATLEQMYGLKAVGSSAGQTPITGIWN, from the coding sequence ATGCGTCTGAGCTCTCGCACGCTCTGGCCGCTCGCCGCCACCGCCGCCGCCGCCGCACTCGGTGCTGCCGCCCTTGCGCCCCACGCCCACCAGGTCTCCCTCCCCGACTCGACCAAGCTCGCCGCGAGCACCGTTCCGACCCCCGCGCACGTGGTGGTCGTCATGGAGGAGAACCACTCCTACTCCGACATCATCGGCGACACCGCCGACGCCCCCTACATGAACTCCCTGGCCTCCCAGGGCGCCCTGCTGACCTCGTCGTTCGCGGTCACGCACCCCAGCGAGCCCAACTACATGGCGCTGTTCTCCGGCAGCACCGACGGCCTGACCGCCGACAGCTGCCCGGTCAGCGCCGGGAACACGGCCAACCTGGGCTCCGAGCTGCTCGCCGCCGGCTACACCTTCAAGGGCTACTCCGAGGGCCTGCCGAAGACCGGCTCCACCACCTGCACCTCGGGCAACTACGCCCGCAAGCACTCGCCGTGGATCAACTTCAGCAACGTCCCCACCTCGGACTCGCTGCCGTTCACCTCCTTCCCGTCCAGCTCCGACTACTCCAGCCTGCCGACGCTGTCGTTCGTGATCCCCAACCTCAACGACGACATGCACAACGGCACCATCAACCAGGCCGACACCTGGCTGAAGAACAACCTCTCCGCCTACGCGACCTGGGCCAAGGCCAACAACAGCCTGCTCATCGTCCAGTGGGACGAGGACGACTACACCGAGAACAACCAGATCCCGACCATCATCGTGGGCCAGTCGGTCGCCCCCGGCAGCTACGACCAGACCGTCAACCACTACAACCTGCTGGCCACCCTGGAGCAGATGTACGGCCTCAAGGCGGTCGGCTCCAGCGCGGGCCAGACCCCGATCACCGGCATCTGGAACTGA
- a CDS encoding ATP-binding protein — protein sequence MISIDTPPISTDAHRSARTATRQGPAMCVMPTTQESVPALRRFARGLGRHWEIPDVVDEALSVVVSELVTNVLLHSGSPDVALLLTLDGAILTVQVRDTGCWRPRSSPRRVPEDDDACCGRGLLLVEAYATHWAATLAPEGTRVLAQLTLPEIPAPRAVAA from the coding sequence ATGATCAGCATTGATACCCCGCCCATCAGCACGGACGCCCACCGGTCGGCCCGGACCGCCACCCGGCAGGGCCCGGCGATGTGCGTCATGCCGACCACGCAGGAGTCCGTGCCCGCGCTGCGGCGCTTCGCCCGCGGGCTGGGTCGGCACTGGGAGATCCCCGACGTCGTCGACGAGGCGCTGTCGGTGGTGGTCAGCGAGCTGGTGACCAATGTGCTGCTGCACAGCGGCAGCCCCGATGTGGCCCTGCTGCTCACCCTCGACGGCGCCATCCTGACCGTGCAGGTCAGGGACACCGGCTGCTGGCGTCCGCGCTCCAGCCCGCGCCGCGTCCCCGAGGACGACGACGCCTGCTGCGGACGCGGCCTGCTGCTGGTCGAGGCGTACGCGACGCACTGGGCGGCGACGCTCGCCCCCGAGGGCACCCGGGTGCTCGCCCAGCTGACCCTGCCGGAGATCCCGGCCCCGCGCGCGGTCGCCGCCTGA
- a CDS encoding AMP-binding protein, translated as MAAPAPSLAAGPTDSPLLEETIGGNLDRTVAAHGGREALVDAASGRRWSYRELADEVDAVALGLLALGVEPGDRVGIWSPNCPEWTFLQYATARIGAILVTINPGYRAHELEFVLRQSGVRTVVALPSFKTSDYAGMLAEAAPRCPALRDTVLIGEESWTALLAAGRAGDRERLAAVGAGLAPGDPINIQYTSGTTGFPKGATLSHRNILNNGYFVGELCEYTEADRICVPVPFYHCFGMVMGTLAAVSHGACVVIPAPAFDPDATLRTVAAERCTSLYGVPTMFIAMLSDPGFAGHDLSSLRTGIMAGSPCPTEVMRQVVDRMGMRDVSICYGMTETSPVSAQTRTTDSLEQRVSTVGRVGPHLEVKVVDPATGAILPRGADGELCTRGYSVMTGYWDQPEQTAEAVDADGWMHTGDLAAMDADGYLTITGRIKDMVIRGGENIYPREVEEFLHTHPDVLDAQVIGVPDEKYGEELMAWVRLRPGAPELTADAVRAFCSGKLAHYKIPRYVHVVDAFPITVTGKIRKVEMREESVRLLGL; from the coding sequence ATGGCCGCACCAGCCCCCAGCCTCGCCGCCGGCCCCACCGACAGCCCCCTGTTGGAGGAGACCATCGGCGGCAATCTGGACCGGACCGTCGCCGCCCACGGCGGGCGCGAGGCCCTGGTGGACGCCGCCTCCGGGCGCCGCTGGAGCTACCGCGAACTGGCCGACGAGGTGGACGCGGTGGCGCTGGGGCTGCTGGCGCTCGGGGTGGAGCCGGGCGACCGGGTGGGCATCTGGTCGCCCAACTGCCCGGAGTGGACCTTCCTGCAGTACGCCACCGCGCGCATCGGCGCGATCCTGGTCACCATCAACCCCGGTTACCGCGCCCACGAGTTGGAGTTCGTGCTGCGCCAGTCCGGGGTGCGGACGGTGGTGGCCCTGCCCTCGTTCAAGACCTCCGACTACGCCGGGATGCTGGCCGAGGCCGCGCCGCGCTGTCCGGCGCTGCGCGACACCGTGCTGATCGGCGAGGAGTCCTGGACGGCGCTGCTGGCGGCCGGTCGGGCCGGGGACCGCGAGCGGCTGGCGGCCGTCGGCGCCGGGCTGGCCCCGGGCGACCCGATCAACATCCAGTACACCTCGGGGACGACCGGCTTCCCCAAGGGCGCGACCCTCTCGCACCGCAACATCCTCAACAACGGCTACTTCGTCGGCGAGCTGTGCGAGTACACCGAGGCGGACCGGATCTGCGTCCCGGTCCCCTTCTACCACTGCTTCGGCATGGTCATGGGCACCCTCGCGGCCGTCTCGCACGGCGCCTGCGTGGTCATCCCGGCCCCGGCCTTCGACCCCGACGCCACGCTGCGCACGGTCGCCGCCGAGCGCTGCACCTCGCTGTACGGCGTGCCGACCATGTTCATCGCCATGCTCAGCGACCCGGGGTTCGCCGGGCACGACCTGTCCTCGCTGCGCACCGGCATCATGGCCGGATCGCCCTGCCCGACCGAGGTGATGCGGCAGGTGGTCGACCGGATGGGCATGCGGGACGTCTCGATCTGCTATGGCATGACCGAGACCTCGCCGGTCTCCGCGCAGACCCGGACCACGGACTCGCTGGAGCAGCGGGTGTCCACGGTCGGCCGGGTCGGGCCGCACCTGGAGGTCAAGGTGGTCGACCCGGCCACCGGCGCGATCCTGCCGCGCGGCGCCGACGGGGAGCTGTGCACCCGCGGCTACTCGGTGATGACCGGCTACTGGGACCAGCCGGAGCAGACCGCCGAGGCTGTGGACGCCGACGGCTGGATGCACACCGGCGATCTGGCCGCGATGGACGCCGACGGCTACCTCACCATCACCGGCCGGATCAAGGACATGGTGATCCGGGGCGGCGAGAACATCTACCCGCGCGAGGTCGAGGAGTTCCTCCACACCCACCCGGACGTGCTGGACGCCCAGGTCATCGGCGTCCCCGACGAGAAGTACGGCGAGGAGCTGATGGCCTGGGTCCGGCTGCGGCCGGGCGCGCCGGAGCTGACCGCCGACGCGGTGCGCGCCTTCTGCTCCGGCAAGCTCGCGCACTACAAGATCCCGCGCTACGTCCATGTGGTGGACGCCTTCCCGATCACCGTCACCGGCAAGATCCGCAAGGTCGAGATGCGGGAGGAGTCGGTGCGGCTGCTGGGCCTGTGA
- a CDS encoding triacylglycerol lipase produces the protein MKSDKRNGGLRLLSVAAAAAVGLAMACAQPAAAAPSYPVDYDFATGVLAGALTPTTPPLGADDWSCRPSAAHPYPVVLVNGTFANMSDNWGAASPLLADNGYCVFAFNYGGASPNSILQSTGDIPTSAGQLESFVNQVLAATGSAKVDLVGHSQGGMMPRYYIKNLGGAAKVDKLVALAPSNNGTTLDGITELGRQLNLIDPINGLLNGPCAACVQQEDGSAFLTALNAGGETVPGVGYTVIESTDDEVVTPYTNAFLPAAPNVSNILLQNQCSLDTTDHLEIAADPIALTDVLNALDPAHPRPVPCEVVLPITGPLF, from the coding sequence ATGAAATCGGACAAGCGGAACGGCGGACTTCGGCTGCTCTCGGTCGCGGCGGCGGCAGCCGTGGGCCTGGCGATGGCCTGCGCGCAGCCCGCCGCGGCGGCGCCCTCCTACCCGGTGGACTACGACTTCGCCACCGGCGTCCTGGCCGGGGCGCTCACCCCGACCACGCCGCCGCTCGGCGCGGACGACTGGTCCTGCAGGCCGAGCGCCGCCCACCCGTACCCGGTGGTGCTGGTCAACGGCACCTTCGCCAACATGAGCGACAACTGGGGCGCCGCCTCGCCGCTGCTGGCCGACAACGGCTACTGCGTCTTCGCCTTCAACTACGGCGGCGCCTCGCCGAACTCGATCCTCCAGAGCACCGGTGACATCCCCACCAGCGCCGGACAGTTGGAGTCCTTCGTCAACCAGGTGCTGGCCGCCACCGGCAGCGCCAAGGTGGACCTGGTCGGACACTCCCAGGGCGGCATGATGCCGCGCTACTACATCAAGAACCTCGGCGGCGCGGCCAAGGTGGACAAGCTGGTGGCGCTGGCGCCCAGCAACAACGGCACCACCCTGGACGGCATCACCGAGCTGGGCAGACAGCTGAACCTGATCGACCCGATCAACGGCCTGCTCAACGGCCCGTGCGCGGCCTGCGTCCAGCAGGAGGACGGCTCGGCGTTCCTGACCGCGCTGAACGCCGGCGGCGAGACCGTCCCCGGGGTGGGCTACACCGTGATCGAGTCCACCGACGACGAGGTGGTCACCCCGTACACCAACGCGTTCCTGCCCGCCGCGCCCAACGTCAGCAACATCCTGCTGCAGAACCAGTGCTCGCTCGACACCACCGACCACCTGGAGATCGCGGCCGACCCGATCGCCCTGACCGACGTCCTGAACGCCCTCGACCCGGCCCACCCGCGCCCGGTCCCCTGCGAGGTGGTACTGCCGATCACCGGTCCGCTGTTCTGA
- the efeB gene encoding iron uptake transporter deferrochelatase/peroxidase subunit → MTDTPAAAPAGRPGDAPGEGCPHLHRRSFLRGAALGAAGAAVLGVGGIAADRAAASAPGTGASGRRIAFEGPHQAGILTPQQTAASFVSFDVIAPDRAALRDLFRTLTDRVRFLTAGGTPPDVGVASVPSDSETLGPVVPSDGLTVTVGVGASLFDGRYGLAARKPARLAPMPVFPDDHTVGSTELHGDVSLQICADSRDTVMHALRDIAKHTRPGMQINWKADGFRAAPRPAGTPRNQLGFKDGIANPDTADAAVADALIWARGGHGGEPAWADGGSYQVVRIIRMLVEFWDRVSLHEQETMLGRRRDTGAPLDGTSESDVPDYAADPDGLRIPLTAHIRLANPRTRATADQQILRRGYTYDRGVDLDGNLDVGLLFCCYQQDVVRQFETVQGRLAGEPLVDYIQPTGGGYFFALPGVRGAGDYFGSGLLA, encoded by the coding sequence ATGACCGACACCCCCGCAGCCGCCCCGGCCGGCCGCCCCGGCGACGCCCCCGGCGAGGGCTGCCCGCACCTGCACCGGCGCTCGTTCCTGCGCGGGGCCGCGCTGGGCGCGGCCGGGGCGGCGGTGCTGGGCGTCGGCGGGATCGCCGCCGACCGCGCCGCCGCCTCCGCCCCGGGCACGGGCGCGTCCGGCCGGCGGATCGCCTTCGAGGGCCCGCACCAGGCGGGCATCCTCACCCCGCAGCAGACGGCCGCCTCCTTCGTGTCCTTCGACGTCATCGCCCCCGACCGGGCCGCGCTGCGGGACCTCTTCCGCACCCTCACCGACCGGGTGCGCTTCCTCACCGCCGGGGGCACCCCGCCCGACGTCGGCGTGGCGTCCGTGCCCTCCGACAGCGAGACGCTGGGGCCGGTGGTGCCCAGCGACGGGCTGACCGTCACCGTGGGCGTGGGCGCCTCGCTGTTCGACGGCCGCTACGGCCTGGCCGCCCGCAAACCGGCCCGGCTGGCGCCGATGCCGGTCTTCCCCGACGACCACACCGTCGGCTCCACCGAGCTGCACGGCGATGTCTCCCTGCAGATCTGCGCCGACTCCCGCGACACGGTGATGCACGCCCTGCGCGACATCGCCAAGCACACCCGTCCGGGCATGCAGATCAACTGGAAGGCCGACGGCTTCCGCGCCGCCCCGCGCCCGGCCGGAACCCCGCGCAACCAGCTCGGCTTCAAGGACGGCATCGCCAACCCCGACACCGCCGACGCCGCCGTGGCCGACGCGCTGATCTGGGCCCGGGGCGGCCACGGCGGCGAACCGGCCTGGGCCGACGGCGGCTCCTACCAGGTGGTGCGGATCATCCGGATGCTGGTCGAGTTCTGGGACCGGGTCTCGCTGCACGAGCAGGAGACCATGCTCGGCCGCCGCCGCGACACCGGCGCGCCCCTGGACGGCACCTCGGAGAGCGACGTCCCCGACTACGCCGCCGACCCCGACGGCCTGCGCATCCCGCTCACCGCGCACATCCGGCTGGCCAACCCGCGCACCCGGGCCACCGCCGACCAGCAGATCCTGCGCCGGGGCTACACCTACGACCGGGGCGTCGACCTGGACGGCAACCTCGATGTCGGCCTGCTCTTCTGCTGCTACCAGCAGGACGTGGTACGCCAGTTCGAGACGGTGCAGGGCCGGCTGGCCGGCGAGCCGCTGGTGGACTACATCCAGCCCACCGGCGGCGGCTACTTCTTCGCGCTGCCCGGGGTGCGCGGCGCTGGCGACTACTTCGGCTCGGGGCTGCTGGCCTGA